GCAATAGGAGCTGCGAAGACTCGTCGAGAAAGTCGGCGAGCATGCTGTCCAGCAGGCTGTCGGCATCCGCAGCGGTGGATTCGCTCATCGAGCGCTTTTTCCTTCCGAGCTCTGATACAACCACGGTTGCAATCGCTGCAATTCACGCAGCAAGTCCGACACGCCTTCGGCGGCGCCGGCGACCAGCAATCCGCCGGGCCGAATCAGCTTACGAACGTGGCCGACTGCGGTCTTTTTTGAGACGTCGTCGAAGTAAATCAGCACGTTCTTCAAGAACACCAGGTCGAACGGCGCTTCATTGAGCGGTTCAAGCAGGTTATGTTGCCGGAAGTTGATCATGCCGGTGAGGATGGGGTTCGCCTGCCACGAGGTTCCGTCCGGCTGGCGCGTGAAGTACTTCTTCTTGCAATTCTCCGGCACCAGGTGCATCGCCCGTTCGTTGAAAACGGCCTTTTTGGCCTGCTCCAGCGCGCCGACGCCAATATCCGTGCCGACGATTTGCACGCGCCATTCGGACAAGTTCGGCAACGTCGAAGCGATGCAGGTCGCGACCGTCATGGCCTCATCGCCCGTCGAGCACGCCGCCGACCAGATGCGCAGCGTTTTCGGCGCCTTGGTATCGCGCTCGCGCGCCGCGACGCCGGGCAGGAACTCCCTTTGGAGCCAGTCCCATTGCGCTTGATCGCGGAAGAGAAACGTTTCGTGCGTGGTGACCTCTTCCAGAAAGCGATCCCACTCCAAATCGCTGGGCGGCAACCGCTTGAGTTTGAGGTAGTACGCTTCGAACGTCTCGACGCCCGTCTGCTTGAGGCGGCGTCGGATCCGATTCGATAGCAGCGTTTTCTTCTGCGTCGAAATACGAATGCCCGTGACCTTGTAGATCAGGTCGACAAAGCGCGTCATCTCGGCGTCCGAGATCTGTTCCGCAGCGACTGGCGGCATGCGTTGCTCCTCAACTTGCGCCACGTCCCGCGGCGCTCGCGTTCCAATTCGAAGCGAGCGCCGCGGACGAGTGAATGCGCCGAGCCGCCGGGCGGTTCAGCTAGATCTTTCCCAAACCGTCCGACGAACTGCCTTAGTTGTCGAACTTGACCTGCGACACCAGTTCCCGCAGGCTCGTGGCCTGGGCGCCAAGCTCTTCGCTGCTCGATGCCAGCTCTTCGCTGCCGGCCGCAACTTGCTCGGTCACTTGGCCGATCTGCTGGATCGCCGCCGCGACTTCCTTGGCGTTGGTCGCTTGCTCGACGGTCGCGGTTGCGATCTCGGAGATCTTCTTCGCGGTCTTGTCGACCCCTTGGATGATCTTCGTCAAAGCAACGCCCGTTTGAGCGCTCAACGAGGCCCCTTCCTCGACGCGCTTGGTCGATTCCTTGATCAGCGAAGAGATCTCCTTGGCCGCTTCGCTCGACCGCTCGGCCAGCTTGCGGACTTCGTCGGCGACGACCGCGAAGCCCAGGCCGTGCTCGCCGGCGCGGGCGGCTTCGATCGCCGCGTTCAAGGCCAGCAAGTTGGTCTGGCTGGCGATTTCCGAGATCACTTGAATGATCTCGCTGATCTGTTCGCTGCTGGTCTTGATCAGCTCCATCGCCTGGACCGACTTCTGCACCGCGGCGCCGCCGTCTTCAGCCAATTGGCTCGTTTCGGTGGCAACCTTGTCGGCTTCGCCCGAGTTGTCCTTCACGGCGTTGATGCTGCGGGCGAGCTGTTCGACCGCGGCGCTCATTTCCTCGACGGACGAGCTTTGCGTCTGCGCGCCTTGGGCGAGGGTCTGCGAGCTCTCGGCGATCAAGCGCGAGCCTTCCGTGAATTGGCCGGCGCTCTCGATGACCTGTTCGACCAGGCGGCGCAGGTCCTTCTGCATCGTGACCTGTTGCGTCACGTCCGTCGCGTATTTGACGACCTTGAAGGGCCTGCCGTTGAGGTCCATGATCGGGTTGTACGAGGCCTGAATCCAGACTTCCTTGCCTCCCTTGCCGATCCGCTTGTATTGTCCTTCATCGAACTCGCCGCGATTCAACTTCGCCCAGAATCCGCGGTACTCCGTGCTGCGGGCGAATTCGGCCTCGGCGAACATGCTGTGGTGCTGACCCTTGATCTCGTCCAGGCGGTATCCGAGGGTCTTCAGGAAGTTCTCGTTCGCATTAACGATGGTGCCGTCCATCTTGAATTCGATCACCGCCATCACCTTGTTGATGGCTTCCAATTGCCCGGCGGTGTCGGCATTCTTCAGGCGTTCGGCCGTGATGTCCGTGGCGTATTTCACCACTTTCACCGGCTTGCCGTTCTGGTCGAGGATGGGGTTGTACGAGGCCTGAATCCAGATCTCGCGGCCTCCCTTGGCTAGCCGCTTATACTGTCCGTCGTCGAATTCGCCGCGGTTCAGCTTCGCCCAGAACGCCTTGTACTCCGAGCTGCGAGCATGTTCGGCCTCGGCGAACATGCTGTGGTGCTGCCCCTTGATTTCGTCAAGGGAATAGCCCATCGCCGCCAGAAAATTCTCGTTCGCGGTGATGATCGTGCCGTCCATCTTGAACTCGATCATGGCCATCGACTTGCTCACGGCGTTCGAAACGCCGGCGTAGTCGCGGTTACTAGCTTCCAACTTCAGTTTCTCGGTAATCACCTCCCAGGTGACCATCGGACCGAGGTACTCGCCCTTCTCGTCGTAGATCGCGCTCACCAGCAGGTCGAGCTTTTCCTCGCCCAACTCGATCGTCGCGCGGTGCGGCAGGTTCTTGTCGTTCGCCAGCAGTTTGCGCTGGTACGAGGGGTTCTTGTGGAAGATGTCGATGCTCTGTCCGACGACCGCATTGGCCCGCACCGGCAACAGGTGCTCGATCGTTTTCAGCGTCCGCTCACTGGCCTCGTTCATGTACACGATCTTCAGGTCGCGATCCGCCAGAATCGTGTTGATCGGCGAATTGTCGGTCATTGCCGACTTCACCGACAGCGCCGAGCGCAAGCTGTTGACATCGTCGTAATTCACGGTCTGCGTCGAATTCTGTGTCGCGGTCATTTCTCTTCGTGCTCCCTGGCTGGTGAACGACGCCCATGGGGCGGCGTGGTGATCGAAATAAATGAATGGAGTGCGGCGCGGGGGCGGCGGCTCGCGTTAGTTGGCCGGCGCGACGTTGTCCTCCGGCGCTTGTTCTTGCGACAGCAGCTTCTCGATATCGAGCAAAATCAGCAGCCGATTTTCCAGCTTGACCAGACCGGTCAGGTATTCGCGGCCGAGCCCGGAGACCGTGGGGGGCGGCGGCGAAACTTGTTCCTGCGAAATCCGCAGCACTTCGCTGACGCCGTCGACGATGATGCCCACCGTCTTGCCGCCGACGTTCACGACCATGATCCGCGTTTCGTCCGTGAACGGCTCTTGCGGCAAGGCGAACCGCAGACGCAAGTCGACGATCGGAATGACCGTGCTGCGTAGGTTGATCAAGCCTTTGATGTAGGCTGGCGTTTGCGGCACGCGCGTGATCTCGCCCATCAGGATGATCTCCTGCACGCGCGTGATCTCGATGCCGTATTCCTCTTGCGCCAACCGGAAGCTGACCAGTTGCATACTGCCGGTCGGCTCGGTCCGCCGTGAGGTGGACGTGGGCGTTTCTCGAATTGCGGTAGTCACGACGATTAATTCTCCCTGGCCGTGGCGATGGGGCGGCGATCCGGCTGGCGTTCGGCCCAACAGGTCTGCTGGGAGCGGGTCAGCCCCGCCGCGCGTCCAGGCCGTGATTTCGCAAACGCGAACTTCGGTGACGCGCATCGAACGTACCGCAACATTTAGGTCTGGAATTACGACCGGTCAAACCGGGACCAGGCGATTCGCAGATGTAACGGGGCGCACAGATCGTCTACTTCCGAGGCCGGTGTTTAGAGAACTCCGCTCAGGCGACCAGAAACGTCTCGCCGTCGCCGTTTGACATCTGGATGGCGGAACCTAGAGTTGCCCCAGTCCGACAAACCTTTCCGGGCGAGACGACCGAAGCTCGCCGTGTCCGATTCTGACACCGTTTCATAGGAAGCACCGATGCGAGTACTGGTTGCCGACGACTCCAGCACCATGCGCAAGATCATCATTCGATCGCTGCTCGCCGTGGGCTGCCCGGGCGCTACGGAAGCAGCTGACGGCAATGAGGCGGTCGCCATGTTTAAGCCGGGCGAATTCGATCTCGTGCTGACCGACTGGAATATGCCGGGCAAGAGCGGCCTGGAGGTCGTCCAGGCGATCCGCGCCATGGACGCCAAGGTGCCGATCATCATGGTCACGACCGAAGCGGAAAAAGCCCGCGTCATGCAAGCCATCGAAGCCGGCGTGTCCGATTACCTGGTCAAGCCGTTTACGGCCGATACTTTGCGCGAAAAGCTCGAGAAGCACGGCTGCTAGTAAATCCCCCGCGCTTTGCGCCCCCGACGAACTCCCACAGACGGCGTCCTCCTTGCCAGGAAGACGCCGGCTGTTTTTGTTGATCGCGGATCGTTCTGGCCATGGGCGATGCGTCGACGCCCATAGGTGAAAACCCCCAAGGCGAAATCCCTCATCAGCGACTGGGTTGATTTTCCTGGGCTGAGTGCGATCTAAACATTCTCCGCTGGCAAACCGACTCGCGGATTCGCCATCTATTGTCACGCGAAAAACGCTTAGCTAAACTGCAGGCGTCGAAGTAAATAGCGCTCACTTTTCTGTCGCGTTCGTCGACTTGCTGAGGAGCCTCTGACTATGGCGACTTCGCGCCAACATGCCGAGATGGATAGTGCCGAATGGGCCGTCGTGATCGGCGGGTTTTCCCTATTCGCGATAGGTTTGCTGTCGGTCTTAGTCGTCGTGGCCGTCAATCGTCGGCCTGCCGCGCCGGTCATA
This Planctomycetia bacterium DNA region includes the following protein-coding sequences:
- a CDS encoding protein-glutamate O-methyltransferase CheR → MPPVAAEQISDAEMTRFVDLIYKVTGIRISTQKKTLLSNRIRRRLKQTGVETFEAYYLKLKRLPPSDLEWDRFLEEVTTHETFLFRDQAQWDWLQREFLPGVAARERDTKAPKTLRIWSAACSTGDEAMTVATCIASTLPNLSEWRVQIVGTDIGVGALEQAKKAVFNERAMHLVPENCKKKYFTRQPDGTSWQANPILTGMINFRQHNLLEPLNEAPFDLVFLKNVLIYFDDVSKKTAVGHVRKLIRPGGLLVAGAAEGVSDLLRELQRLQPWLYQSSEGKSAR
- a CDS encoding response regulator — encoded protein: MRVLVADDSSTMRKIIIRSLLAVGCPGATEAADGNEAVAMFKPGEFDLVLTDWNMPGKSGLEVVQAIRAMDAKVPIIMVTTEAEKARVMQAIEAGVSDYLVKPFTADTLREKLEKHGC
- a CDS encoding chemotaxis protein CheW, which translates into the protein MRVTEVRVCEITAWTRGGADPLPADLLGRTPAGSPPHRHGQGELIVVTTAIRETPTSTSRRTEPTGSMQLVSFRLAQEEYGIEITRVQEIILMGEITRVPQTPAYIKGLINLRSTVIPIVDLRLRFALPQEPFTDETRIMVVNVGGKTVGIIVDGVSEVLRISQEQVSPPPPTVSGLGREYLTGLVKLENRLLILLDIEKLLSQEQAPEDNVAPAN
- a CDS encoding PAS domain-containing methyl-accepting chemotaxis protein, yielding MTATQNSTQTVNYDDVNSLRSALSVKSAMTDNSPINTILADRDLKIVYMNEASERTLKTIEHLLPVRANAVVGQSIDIFHKNPSYQRKLLANDKNLPHRATIELGEEKLDLLVSAIYDEKGEYLGPMVTWEVITEKLKLEASNRDYAGVSNAVSKSMAMIEFKMDGTIITANENFLAAMGYSLDEIKGQHHSMFAEAEHARSSEYKAFWAKLNRGEFDDGQYKRLAKGGREIWIQASYNPILDQNGKPVKVVKYATDITAERLKNADTAGQLEAINKVMAVIEFKMDGTIVNANENFLKTLGYRLDEIKGQHHSMFAEAEFARSTEYRGFWAKLNRGEFDEGQYKRIGKGGKEVWIQASYNPIMDLNGRPFKVVKYATDVTQQVTMQKDLRRLVEQVIESAGQFTEGSRLIAESSQTLAQGAQTQSSSVEEMSAAVEQLARSINAVKDNSGEADKVATETSQLAEDGGAAVQKSVQAMELIKTSSEQISEIIQVISEIASQTNLLALNAAIEAARAGEHGLGFAVVADEVRKLAERSSEAAKEISSLIKESTKRVEEGASLSAQTGVALTKIIQGVDKTAKKISEIATATVEQATNAKEVAAAIQQIGQVTEQVAAGSEELASSSEELGAQATSLRELVSQVKFDN